In Humulus lupulus chromosome 7, drHumLupu1.1, whole genome shotgun sequence, the following are encoded in one genomic region:
- the LOC133789149 gene encoding heat shock 70 kDa protein, mitochondrial, with protein sequence MATAALLRSIRRRDVTSAPLSAYRSFTSTAKPSHLGQKWSTLVRPFSTKPAGQDVIGIDLGTTNSCVSVMEGKNPKVIENSEGARTTPSVVAFNQKGELLVGTPAKRQAVTNPTNTVFGTKRLIGRRFDDPQTQKEMKMVPYKIVKAPNGDAWVEASGQQYSPSQIGAFILTKMKETAEAYLGKSVTKAVVTVPAYFNDAQRQATKDAGRIAGLDVQRIINEPTAAALSYGMNNKEGLIAVFDLGGGTFDVSILEISNGVFEVKATNGDTFLGGEDFDNALLDFLVSEFKRTESIDLSKDRLALQRLREAAEKAKIELSSTSQTEINLPFITADASGAKHLNITLTRSKFESLVNNLIERTKAPCLNCLKDANISVKEVDEVLLVGGMTRVPKVQEVVSAIFGKSPSKGVNPDEAVAMGAAIQGGILRGDVKELLLLDVTPLSLGIETLGGIFTRLINRNTTIPTKKSQVFSTAADNQTQVGIKVLQGEREMASDNKSLGEFDLVGIPPAPRGMPQIEVTFDIDANGIVTVSAKDKSTGKEQQITIRSSGGLSEDEIEKMVREAELHAQKDQERKALIDIRNSADTTIYSIEKSLEEYREKIPAEVAKEIEDAVADLRKAMGEDNADEIKAKLDAANKAVSKIGQHMSGGSGSASSSGGSQGGEQTPEADFEEVKK encoded by the exons ATGGCAACCGCTGCGTTGCTTCGATCCATTCGACGCCGTGATGTCACTTCCGCTCCTCTCTCCGCATACAGATCT TTTACTAGCACTGCCAAGCCATCTCATCTGGGCCAGAAGTGGTCGACCTTGGTGAGACCTTTCAG TACAAAACCTGCGGGACAAGATGTTATTGGTATCGACTTGGGTACTACCAACTCATGTGTTTCTGTTATGGAGGGAAAG AATCCCAAAGTTATCGAGAACTCTGAAGGAGCTCGAACCACTCCATCAGTTGTTGCTTTTAACCAAAAAGGAGAACTACTTGTTGGTACTCCAGCAAAACGTCAGGCTGTGACCAATCCAACTAACACTGTCTTTGGCACCAAGCGTTTGATCGGAAGACGATTTGATGATCCTCAAACACAAAAAGAGATGAAGATGGTTCCTTACAAGATTGTTAAGGCTCCAAATGGTGATGCATGGGTAGAGGCCAGTGGACAACAGTATTCTCCCAGTCAAATTGGAGCTTTCATTCTTACCAAAATGAAGGAGACTGCTGAGGCTTACCTAGGAAAGAGTGTAACAAAAGCTGTTGTTACTGTTCCAGCTTATTTCAATGATGCCCAGAGACAAGCAACAAAAGATGCTGGCAGAATTGCAGGCCTTGACGTACAGAGGATAATTAATGAGCCCACTGCTGCTGCACTTTCTTATGGAATGAACAACAAAGAAGGTCTTATAGCAGTTTTTGATCTTGGAGGTGGAACATTTGATGTTTCCATTTTAGAGATTTCTAATGGTGTTTTTGAG GTGAAAGCAACAAATGGTGACACATTCTTGGGAGGAGAGGACTTCGATAATGCTTTGTTGGACTTCCTAGTGAGTGAATTCAAGAGGACTGAAAGTATTGATCTCTCAAAAGATAGGCTTGCATTACAAAGACTTCGAGAGGCAGCTGAGAAGGCCAAAATTGAGCTTTCATCAACATCTCAAACTGAGATAAATCTACCATTTATCACCGCTGATGCTTCAGGTGCCAAACATCTTAACATTACACTAACAAGGTCCAAATTTGAAAGTCTGGTAAACAACTTGATCGAGAGGACCAAGGCCCCATGCCTAAATTGTTTGAAGGATGCAAATATATCTGTCAAGGAAGTGGATGAGGTTCTCCTTGTTGGAGGAATGACTCGTGTTCCCAAAGTGCAGGAGGTTGTATCAGCAATTTTTGGAAAGAGTCCTAGTAAAGGAGTAAATCCTGACGAGGCTGTAGCTATGGGAGCTGCTATTCAGGGTGGTATTCTTCGCGGTGATGTTAAGGAATTGCTTCTCTTAGATGTAACCCCTCTTTCACTAGGAATTGAGACATTGGGTGGTATTTTCACCAGGCTTATTAACCGAAACACAACAATCCCTACAAAGAAGAGCCAG GTATTCTCAACTGCAGCTGATAACCAGACCCAGGTTGGTATCAAGGTCCTGCAAGGTGAGCGTGAAATGGCTTCTGATAACAAGTCTCTCGGTGAGTTTGATCTTGTAGGTATTCCTCCCGCACCAAGAGGCATGCCTCAGATTGAAGTCACTTTCGACATTGATGCCAATGGTATCGTTACTGTCTCGGCCAAAGACAAGTCCACTGGAAAGGAACAGCAAATAACTATCCGCTCATCTGGAGGGTTATCAGAAGATGAGATTGAGAAGATGGTCAGGGAAGCTGAATTGCACGCCCAGAAGGACCAGGAGAGGAAAGCTCTTATCGATATCAGAAACAGTGCAGACACCACTATCTACAGCATCGAGAAGAGCTTGGAAGAGTACAGAGAAAAAATTCCTGCAGAAGTAGCTAAAGAAATCGAAGATGCTGTTGCAGATTTAAGGAAGGCAATGGGAGAGGACAATGCTGATGAAATTAAGGCTAAGCTTGATGCTGCAAACAAAGCTGTATCGAAGATCGGGCAGCACATGTCTGGTGGCTCCGGCAGTGCTTCCTCATCGGGAGGTTCGCAGGGTGGTGAACAGACTCCCGAGGCAGACTTCGAAGAGGTCAAAAAGTGA